A window of Streptomyces profundus genomic DNA:
GTCGACGCTCAGGAAGACCTGGTCCATCGTGATCCGGCCGACGTGCTCCAGGGCCCAGGTGCCCACCGCCGCACGGGAGTTCTCCTGGATCCTGCCGCCCAGGAAGTGGATGCCCACATGGGGGTGGGCGGCGAGTGTGGAGGCCACGATCAGCGAGTACGTCACCACGGTCAGGCGGCTGGACCTGGGGATCAGCTCGGCGAGCTTGATCGTGGTGGTGCCCGCGTCGATGCCGATGGTCGAGTTGTCGGCGACCCTCTCCAGCGCGCCGGCGGCGATCGCGTCCTTCTCGGCGTCGAAGAGACCGGCCCGGTCCGTCACCGGGGTGGAGAACGAGACCCGCTGGACATGGACCGCGCCGCCATGGGTGCGGCGTAGGAGGCCGCGGCGTTCCAGCGCGCTCAGGTCGCGGCGGACCGTTTCGGGGGTCACGTTCAGGATCTGCGCCAGATCCTGCACGGACGCCCGGTCGCGGAGCCTGATCACGCTCATGATCTCGCGCTGACGCTCAGCTGCGTACATCAACTGCCCTCACATCCATCGAAACGGAAGCCCGTTTCGCTCCCTCTTGTTTTGATTCTGTTTTTTTCGGGGGTGCTCATGTTACGTTCATCTTCGACTTGCTCCTAGACGTCGCGTAGGTCCGCGTACGTCACCTATGGGCGAAGTGGTCGCTTGGGACCAGAGCGAAGGGTTCAGTGCAGTGAAGCAGGCTGTCTACCACGGCATCGAGGACGTTCGAATCCAGGAGACGGAGGTTCCGGTTCCTGGCCCCGGTGAGATCGTCGTGCGCAACCGGGTCACCCTGACCTGCGGCACCGACGTGAAGATGTTCATGCGCGGTTACCGGTACGAGCCGCCCCACCTGATCGGCCACGAGGCGGCCGGCGTCGTGCACGCCGTGGGGGAGGGCGTGACCCGCTTCGCCGTCGGGGACCGGGTGGTGGCGCACAACACGGCGCCCTGCCACGCCTGTTACTACTGCAAGAAGGGCAACCACTCGATGTGCGTGGACCTGCCCTCCAACCTGGGCGCCTACGCCGAGTACCAGCTCATACCGGCCCGCATCGTGCGGGAGACCGCCTTCGCCATCCCCGAGGGGATGGACTTCGAGCAGGCCGCGCTCACCGAGCCGCTGGCCTGCGCGGTGTACGGCACCTCGCAGGTGCCCATCGAGCTGGGGGACACCGTCGTCGTCAACGGCTGCGGTCCGATCGGGCTGATGTTCGTGCGCCTCGCGCACCTGCGGGGCGCCATCGTCATCGCGGCCGACGTCAACGAGAAGCGGCTGGCGCTCGCCGAGAGGCTCGGCGCGCGGCACACCGTGGTCGTGCGGCAGGGCGAGAGCCAGGTCGACGCCATCAAGGCGCTGACCGAGGACGGGCGCGGCGTCGACATCGCGATCGAGGCCACAGGGCTGCCCCAGGTGTGGGAGTTGGCCTTCGACATGGTCTGCCCCGGCGGCACCGTGCTGTTCTTCGGTGGGACGAAGAGCGGCACCTCGGTCGAGTTGGACTGCACCCGGTTCCACTACGACCAGATCACGGCCAAGGGCGTCTTCCACACCACCCCGATCCATGTGCGCGCGGCCTTCGAGCTGCTGCGCACGGGCGCCATCCGCCACGAGGACTTCGTCCAGAACTCCTACGAGCTGGACGATCTCGAAGCCGCGCTGCGCGAGCACGCCAGGGGCGACGTGATCAAGAACGTGATCCGTTACCCGTGACCGCATCCACCCACGCCAGCGAGGAAGCCGGTGAACCAGCCATGACCACCCCCCTGATCGACGAGGACTGCGTGCTGGTCGGCGTCGAGGCGGCCAGCAGCACGGAGTTGCTGAGCCGGATGGCCGACGACCTCGCCGAGCGCGGGTATGTGGCGCCCAGCTTCCGGGACGCCCTGTTGGCCCGCGAGGAGAAGTACCCCACCGGGCTGCCCACCAACGTGCTGAAGGTGGCCATCCCGCACACCGACCCCGAGCACGTACACCGGTCGTTCATCAGCGTCGCCCGGCTGGCCCGCCCCGTCGCGTTCCACGAGATGGGCAACAACGACGCCACGGTCGCCGTGGAGCTCGTCTTCGTGCTCGCGATCGCGGACGGGAAGTCGCAGCTCGGCACGTTGCAATCGCTCATCGGGATGTTCTCGGACGAGCCGACCATGGTCCGGCTGCGGGACGCCGAGGACGGCGCCGCGCTGTACGCCGTCGTCCAGGAACGCATCGGCGACCTAGGCCGGGACGACCCGCCAACTCCCTGACACACAACGAAGTGCACCGAACAGAGGGAATCACATGAAGACCATCATCGTGGCCTGTGGTGGCGGGATCGCCACCTCCCAGACGGTCGCCGTCCGGCTGGAGAGCCTGCTCGCCGACAACGGTCTGCGCGGCGAGGTCAACGTCGAGGCCATCAACATCAACTCGATCCCCACCTACATCAAGTCGGCCGACGTGTACGTCTCGATCGCCCAGCAGGGCGAGCAGGAGTACGACATCCCGACCTTCAGCGGTATCCCGTTCCTGACCGGCATGGGCGCGGACACCGAGTTCGAGAAGATCCTCGCGGCGCTCCGGGCCGGCTGAACACCGCGCCTCCGCCGTCGCGGAGGCGCCCGCCTCGCCCCGTTTCAGGGGAGTCCCCCACCTCTCTCCCCGGCACACCGTTCCCCGGCTCGGCGTGCGGTCCCCCGCCCTCGTCCCCGACGGGCGCCGCCATTTTCCGCACCACCCTGATTCGACAAGGACCGTCGCGTCATGAACCTGCTCGAAAGTTTCTTCCAAGGGCTGATAGACCTGGGCGCCCCGGTGTTCCTGGCCTTCATCCTCACCGCCATCGGCCTGATCTTCCGCATGAAGCCCACCCGGGCGGTATCCGCGGGCCTCACCCTGGGCGTCGCCCTCGCCGGCATATCGCTCGTCGTCGACTACATGATCGCCAACGTCGGCGCGGCCTCCCAGGCGTTCATCGAGAACACCGGGGTGACCCTGAGCGCCCTGGACATGGGCTGGCCACCGGCCCTCGGCCTGGCCTGGGGTTGGCATTTCGCCTTCCTGATGTTCCCGATCCAGATCGTCATCAACCTGGTGATGCTGGCGTTCCGCTGGACGTCCTGCCTCAACGTCGACATGTGGAACGTCGGCAACAAGGTGCTGACCGCGTTCCTGGTGCAACACGTCTCCGGCCAGGTGTGGCTCGGCTTCGTGGTGGCCGGCGCGCAGTCCGTCGCCGAGTTGAAGAACGCCGACGTCACCCGCTACCGGCTCCAGAAGCTGACCGGTATCCCCGGGGTCTCGATGCCGCACCCGATGTTCCTGACCGGCATCTGGCTCTACCCGATCGTCAAGATCATGGACCGCCTGCTGCCGTCCACCTGGCATATCGAGGCGCAGGCGCTCCGCAACAAGATCGGCGTCTTCGGCGAGAACCACGTGATGGGCTTCATCATCGGCTGCCTCATCGGTGCCGTCGGCGGATACGGCCTGAGCGAGACCCTGACGCTGGGCATCCAGGCAGCCGCGGCGCTGACCCTCTTCCCGCTGGTCGCCAAGTTGTTCACCACCGCGCTCACGCCGGTGAGCGAGGCCGCCACCAACTTCACCAAGAAGCGGTTCGGCGGCCGGGAGTTCACCATCGGTCTTGACTGGCCGGTCATGGCGGGCCGTTCCGAGCACTGGCTGGTGATGATCCTCACCATCCCCGTGCTCCTGGCCTACGCGCTGATCCTGCCGGGCAACCTCGTCCTGCCGTTCGGCGGCCTGATGAACATCTGCCTGGTGGTGCCGCTGTTCTTCTTCACCATGGGCGACTTCGTCAAGATGGCGATCGGCACCGTCATCGGACTGCCCATGCAGCTGTATGTCGCGACGTACTTCGCCCCGTACTTCACCTCGCTCGCCGAGAGCAGCGGCGGGGTGGAGACCCCCGAAGGGCAGATGCTCGGCTGGTTCGGCATGGACATATCCGAGCTGCGCTACATCGTCGTCGAGGCCGTGCAGGTGACCCCGGTCGGAATCGCCCTGGGCGCGGTCACCGTGCTGCTCACCATCTACTACTTCCGCGGCATCAGCGCTGACGACCGCGCGATCCGAAAGGAGTTGGAGGGTGACCCCGTTGCCGCCTGACCAGACCGGCGGGCCCGGGCGGTGGACCCGCGCCGCCTTCTACGCCGGAGTGGTGCTCAGCGCCGTGCTCCTGGTGCTGTCCATCCTGACCTGGAACGTCCTGCTGGGGCTCGGCTCGCTCGTGCTCGCCCTGCCCCTGTACCGCCGCCTCGACATCGTCGGCGTCACCCCCGAACCGCGCCGCGTGACCGCTGAGCAGGCAGCCGACTACCGAAGGAAGCGACCCGTATCGTGAACGCCGACCACACCACCGCGTCCGTCCCGTCGGTGCTCGGCCCCATCGTGGACGTATGCGCCGACCTGTACCGACTGGGGTGGGCGGAGAACCACGCGGGGAATCTGAGCTACCGGCTCACGGACGCCGAACTGGCCTGTTTCCCGCCCTCGGACGGGACGCGCGGCGCGAGGTTCGAGAGCCCGTTCCCCGACCTCGCGGGCGCCTCGTTCCTGGTGACCGCGGCCGGCAGCCCGTTCCGGCTGCTGGTGAAGGACCCGACCAGGCACACCGGCGTCCTCACGGTCTCGGCCGACGGCTCGGCCTACACCGTCGTCTGGGGGTTCGAGGACGGGAAGCGGCCGACCAGCGAGCTCCCCGCCCATCTGCGGGGCCATCAGGAACGCGGGAAGGTGGAGCCGGACAACCGCGTCATCATGCACTGCCACCCCACCAACACCGTCGCGCTCACCCAGGTGCACGAGTTGGACGAGGCGTCGATGACCCGCACCCTGTGGGCGTCGAACTCCGAGAGCATCCTCGCCATCCCCCGGGGGATCGGGCTGCTGCCCTGGATGGTGTGCGGCACGGACCACATCGGCGTCGAGTCGGCGGCCAAGCTGCGTGACTCCAGCATCGTCGTGTGGGCCAGCCACGGCGTGCTGGTGGCGGGCCGGTCGGTCCAGGCCGCGATGGGCGTCGTCGAGAGCGTCGAGAAGGCCGCGAAGACCTACCTGCTCACCAGGGGAGGGGAGCGGCGTCCGATCGCCGACCACCAACTGCGGGAGCTCGCCGCGGCGTTCGGCATCGACCCGCCGGCCCGGTTCCTGCCCTGAGCGGTGCTCGCCCGCCCCAGGCCCACCGCCCACTTCGTCTTCGTCCTCACTCGGGAGGGATCACCATGGCCCGCAGTTTTCTCAGCGAGGGAGTCTCGCCCTCAGCGCGGGCGCTGGAGGGCGTCGCGCTCGACTCCGGCGCCTCCATCGGCGTCCACCACGATCCGATGTACGCCTTCGTCCGCACGCCCTCGCCGCGGCGCACCGTCGCCCTGGTGAGCGGTGGCGGTGCGGGCCACGAGCCCATGCACGCCTCGTTCGTCGGCCAGGGCGGTCTGGACGCCGCCTGCCCCGGCGAGGTCTTCACCTCCCCGCACAACCGGCAGATCCACGCGGCCGGCGCCCGGGTGGCGCTGCCGGGCGGCGTGCTGCACCTGGTGAAGAACTACACGGGCGACCGGATCAACTTCGCCATCGCCGCCGAGCGGCTGCGTGCCGACGGCCACCGCGTGGCCGAGGTGCTGATCGACGACGACCTCGGCAGCGACGGCAGCGACGTCGGCCGCCGGGGCACGGGCGCCACCGTCGTGGTGGAGAAGATCCTGGGAGCCGCCGCCGACACCGGGCTCGGCCTGGACGAACTGGCGGACCTCGGCCGGCGGGTGGTCGCACGGTCCCGCAGCATCGCCGTGGCCAACGGTGCCCACACCTC
This region includes:
- a CDS encoding DeoR/GlpR family DNA-binding transcription regulator, which codes for MYAAERQREIMSVIRLRDRASVQDLAQILNVTPETVRRDLSALERRGLLRRTHGGAVHVQRVSFSTPVTDRAGLFDAEKDAIAAGALERVADNSTIGIDAGTTTIKLAELIPRSSRLTVVTYSLIVASTLAAHPHVGIHFLGGRIQENSRAAVGTWALEHVGRITMDQVFLSVDGINLRHGLTTHNLPEADVKAALMKAARQTVVMADRSKFGREEFGRVAPLEEVDLVITDAGVAPEQIKEVEERGPEVIAVPTQRP
- a CDS encoding alcohol dehydrogenase catalytic domain-containing protein, which gives rise to MKQAVYHGIEDVRIQETEVPVPGPGEIVVRNRVTLTCGTDVKMFMRGYRYEPPHLIGHEAAGVVHAVGEGVTRFAVGDRVVAHNTAPCHACYYCKKGNHSMCVDLPSNLGAYAEYQLIPARIVRETAFAIPEGMDFEQAALTEPLACAVYGTSQVPIELGDTVVVNGCGPIGLMFVRLAHLRGAIVIAADVNEKRLALAERLGARHTVVVRQGESQVDAIKALTEDGRGVDIAIEATGLPQVWELAFDMVCPGGTVLFFGGTKSGTSVELDCTRFHYDQITAKGVFHTTPIHVRAAFELLRTGAIRHEDFVQNSYELDDLEAALREHARGDVIKNVIRYP
- a CDS encoding PTS sugar transporter subunit IIA, whose protein sequence is MTTPLIDEDCVLVGVEAASSTELLSRMADDLAERGYVAPSFRDALLAREEKYPTGLPTNVLKVAIPHTDPEHVHRSFISVARLARPVAFHEMGNNDATVAVELVFVLAIADGKSQLGTLQSLIGMFSDEPTMVRLRDAEDGAALYAVVQERIGDLGRDDPPTP
- a CDS encoding PTS sugar transporter subunit IIB; the protein is MKTIIVACGGGIATSQTVAVRLESLLADNGLRGEVNVEAININSIPTYIKSADVYVSIAQQGEQEYDIPTFSGIPFLTGMGADTEFEKILAALRAG
- a CDS encoding PTS galactitol transporter subunit IIC, with the protein product MNLLESFFQGLIDLGAPVFLAFILTAIGLIFRMKPTRAVSAGLTLGVALAGISLVVDYMIANVGAASQAFIENTGVTLSALDMGWPPALGLAWGWHFAFLMFPIQIVINLVMLAFRWTSCLNVDMWNVGNKVLTAFLVQHVSGQVWLGFVVAGAQSVAELKNADVTRYRLQKLTGIPGVSMPHPMFLTGIWLYPIVKIMDRLLPSTWHIEAQALRNKIGVFGENHVMGFIIGCLIGAVGGYGLSETLTLGIQAAAALTLFPLVAKLFTTALTPVSEAATNFTKKRFGGREFTIGLDWPVMAGRSEHWLVMILTIPVLLAYALILPGNLVLPFGGLMNICLVVPLFFFTMGDFVKMAIGTVIGLPMQLYVATYFAPYFTSLAESSGGVETPEGQMLGWFGMDISELRYIVVEAVQVTPVGIALGAVTVLLTIYYFRGISADDRAIRKELEGDPVAA
- the rhaD gene encoding rhamnulose-1-phosphate aldolase; this encodes MNADHTTASVPSVLGPIVDVCADLYRLGWAENHAGNLSYRLTDAELACFPPSDGTRGARFESPFPDLAGASFLVTAAGSPFRLLVKDPTRHTGVLTVSADGSAYTVVWGFEDGKRPTSELPAHLRGHQERGKVEPDNRVIMHCHPTNTVALTQVHELDEASMTRTLWASNSESILAIPRGIGLLPWMVCGTDHIGVESAAKLRDSSIVVWASHGVLVAGRSVQAAMGVVESVEKAAKTYLLTRGGERRPIADHQLRELAAAFGIDPPARFLP